From the Tribolium castaneum strain GA2 chromosome 2, icTriCast1.1, whole genome shotgun sequence genome, one window contains:
- the Hakai gene encoding E3 ubiquitin-protein ligase Hakai — MDDGTPKRGRGRGRGGRGRGRGRGRGRGRGKKAIKVIESDEELDNSQLQESSEEAQQTESESNENVAPKIDLEADISQLEAPTFTTINRGPPEPMLRLDWSHKVNLIGEKVLNPMIHCCDKCLKPILIYGRMIPCKHVFCLSCGKQEQKQCPRCLEKVSRVEQTGLGTVFMCTHGGTRYGSSGCRRTYLSHRDLQAHINHRHVSNTIQPMEVVPVEPERVSVRAKTNDPRSNISISSNVRQRPTPIQSSGVRTNLITVPIQDSAPTVHETSATQHSYYNYQQTATYNQGLPPMHIPPPQQPQYYAAPPAYSPAQSYSYSGGAPAAGQYGGQGAQGRAAQYDYSTAPPPQWTTGSQQYYR; from the exons ATGGACGATGGTACCCCCAAGAGGGGCCGCGGCCGGGGTCGCGGTGGTCGAGGCAGAGGTCGGGGAAGAGGCCGAGGTCGCGGACGTGGTAAAAAGGCCATAAAAGTGATAGAAAGCGATGAAGAACTGGATAATTCCCAACTGCAAGAATCGTCCGAAGAGGCACAACAAACTGAAAGTGAATCTAACGAAAATGTGGCACctaaaa TTGATTTGGAAGCTGACATCTCCCAACTGGAAGCACCGACTTTTACAACAATTAACAGAGGGCCACCAGAACCAATGTTGCGGCTAGATTGGTCACATAAAGTGAATTTGATTGGCGAAAAAGTGCTCAATCCCATGATTCATTGCTGTGATAAGTGTTTGAAGCCGATTTTAATCTATGGACGAATG ATTCCGTGCAAGCACGTCTTCTGTCTGTCATGTGGCAAACAAGAGCAGAAGCAATGCCCGCGCTGTTTGGAGAAAGTATCCCGAGTGGAGCAAACAGGTTTAGGGACAGTTTTCATGTGTACTCACGGAGGGACTCGTTACGGTTCCTCTGGCTGCCGCCGTACTTACTTATCACACCGTGATCTCCAAGCCCACATCAACCACCGCCACGTGTCCAACACCATCCAGCCGATGGAAGTTGTTCCCGTCGAACCAGAACGAGTGTCAGTCCGCGCTAAAACGAACGATCCCAGATCGAACATTTCAATATCATCAAATGTGAGACAGCGCCCAACTCCGATACAAAGTTCCGGAGTTCGGACTAATTTGATCACGGTGCCAATTCAGGATTCGGCACCGACAGTGCACGAGACTAGCGCTACGCAACATAGTTATTACAATTATCAACAGACTGCGACGTATAATCAGGGCTTGCCTCCAATGCATATTCCGCCACCTCAGCAGCCACAGTATTATGCTGCGCCTCCGGCTTATAGTCCGGCTCAGAGTTATAGTTATAGTGGCGGAGCGCCGGCTGCGGGACAGTATGGGGGCCAGGGGGCGCAAGGGAGGGCCGCGCAGTATGACTACAGCACGGCGCCTCCGCCACAATGGACCACCGGTAGCCAGCAATACTACAGATGA
- the PolE4 gene encoding DNA polymerase epsilon subunit 4: MEDINEVDIEEIETERQPVTETPEFVELTTTSPEKPKLVKLPLARIKHIMKMDPDCNLVSQDALFLVTKSTEMFLEHLAKESGKFMGMGKRKTVQKRDVDAAIDNIPSLCFLDGALE, encoded by the exons atggaaGATATCAACGAAGTGGATATAGAAGAGATTGAGACTGAGAGGCAGCCCGTTACCGAAACGCCAGAATTCGTAGAATTAACCACAACATCCCCCGAAAAACCCAAATTAGTGAAACTACCCCTAGCTAGAATTAAACACATTATGAAAATGGACCCAGACTGTAATTTAGTGAGTCAAGATGCCCTATTTCTCGTGACCAAATCAAcg gaGATGTTTCTGGAGCACCTTGCTAAAGAGTCTGGCAAGTTTATGGGGATGGGGAAAAGGAAAACTGTACAGAAGCGAGACGTCGATGCCGCAATTGATAATATACCTAGTCTTTGTTTCCTTGATGGTGCCTTGgaataa
- the LOC660628 gene encoding dnaJ homolog dnj-5 codes for MSEKERNCSNEAVEKIIGNMTAEMQNADGQYAPLGFTPPPSEPLNWTQPPYVNNYSYNPASGYVPMQQFATPFNYMQQPHAFDMNEYNKNLKYMYEPLQNGGDGGVFRNEFILNANLHQSEPLPQTSNHAHLIENLVGNWVPNTTGTYSPFGNVEPFKTFEQENEQNLILEQPLEEKQFNFSRTNRKPRMVAEVKPMRPSYSDVLTKAVPPNTAKPTVTKDPKVKKESGKKNGKIEKTQKVNCSLNRSNTNADIKDIPISEKTQFIKTSDKDKRPRSTQLNRKWASLDNINEPINNIKVDDGKKKKDEVTNSTKNLSQKSNFRKVTKNPGDSPENETFVGKNNETLYVSKNGLKKTSKFNNSRTKNLEANERPPGKRNQRTRKRENQVFFGIAGQKLKHYLKGWWKILTVFFFWLIHLISDICSLSVHISRDMGSNFWLWLCVHWNLFLDTVVTIASRIRILSWIWEKFKKPEKPTTKDNNRSFIHSGLQNNINMPTTGEEAMKRLLACKGKDPYSILGVTPTCTDDDIKRYYKRQAFLVHPDKNQQPGAEEAFKILVHAFDMIGEPERRAAYDKGVVESVQVEQAWSELTELLAQLQQKVEAAANTIRCSACGLRHKRIKVDRPCYAARNCSSCKIHHSAREGDIWAEARCFGFLWHYYACMEGSVYDITEWAGCQKDSLKHLRPDSHQVQYRIALGKQNSQPRRHSGSQRNEKPPDLENLLNTLYGQTDCMQQGQKRRSKKGK; via the exons ATGAGTGAAAAGGAGAGGAACTGTTCAAACGAAGCGGTGGAAAAAATCATAGGCAACATGACAGCGGAAATGCAAAATGCAGATGGTCAGTATGCCCCCTTGGGTTTCACGCCGCCCCCGAGCGAGCCCCTGAACTGGACCCAGCCCCCTTACGTGAACAACTACTCGTACAACCCTGCCTCAGGCTATGTACCTATGCAACAATTCGCAACCCCCTTCAATTACATGCAACAGCCCCACGCGTTCGACATGAACGAATACAATAAGAATTTGAAATACATGTACGAGCCGTTGCAAAATGGGGGCGATGGTGGCGTTTTTCGAAACGAATTTATCCTAAATGCGAATTTGCACCAATCGGAGCCTTTGCCCCAGACCAGCAACCATGCCCACTTGATCGAGAATTTGGTGGGCAATTGGGTGCCCAACACCACAGGGACGTACTCGCCCTTTGGCAACGTCGAGCCGTTTAAGACTTTCGAACAAGAAAATGAACAAAACTTAATACTTGAACAACCCCTTGAAGAGAAacagtttaatttttctcGAACCAATCGCAAGCCAAGAATGGTGGCAGAGGTGAAACCAATGCGCCCCAGCTACTCTGATGTTCTGACAAAGGCTGTGCCCCCAAATACGGCCAAACCAACCGTCACTAAAGACCCCAAAGTGAAGAAAGAAAGTGGCAAAAAGAAcggaaaaattgagaaaacgcaaaaagtgAATTGTTCCTTGAACCGAAGCAACACGAACGCGGACATTAAAGATATTCCAATTTCGGAGAAAACCCAATTCATCAAAACCAGCGATAAAGATAAGCGTCCCAGAAGCACGCAACTGAACCGCAAGTGGGCCTCGCTTGATAATATCAACGAACCCATCAACAATATCAAGGTTGATGATGGTAAAAAGAAGAAGGATGAGGTTACCAACAGTACGAAAAATTTGAGCCAAAAATCGAATTTTCGAAAAGTTACCAAAAATCCGGGGGATTCTCCGGAGAATGAAACTTTTGTGGGTAAGAATAACGAGACGCTTTATGTTAGCAAAAATGGGCTGAAGAAGACGAGCAAGTTTAATAATTCGAGAACCAAAAATTTGGAAGCTAATGAGAGGCCACCAGGGAAGCGAAACCAACGGACTCGCAAGAGagaaaatcaagttttttttg GAATTGCTggccaaaaattgaaacattacTTGAAAGGATGGTGGAAGATtttaaccgttttcttctTCTGGCTCATTCACCTTATCTCCGATATTTGCAGCCTGAGCGTTCACATTAGCCGTGACAT GGGTTCGAATTTTTGGCTTTGGTTGTGTGTCCATTGGAACCTCTTTTTGGATACGGTAGTGACCATCGCCTCACGTATTCGAATATTATCGTGGATTTGGGAGAAATTCAAGAAACCTGAAAAACcaacaactaaagacaataATCGCAGTTTTATTCACAGTGGATTACagaataacattaatatgcCAACGACTGGCGAAGAAGCAATGAAAAGACTTTTAGCATGTAAAGGCAAGGACCCTTACAGTATATTGGGAGTTACTCCAACTTGTACTGACGATGATATTAAGAGGTACTATAAAAGACAAGCTTTTTTGGTCCATCCTGACAAGAACCAACAACCGGGAGCCGAAGAAGCCTTTAAAATATTAGTTCATGCCTTCGATATGATCGGGGAACCGGAAAGAAGGGCCGCTTACGATaaag GTGTTGTGGAGTCCGTGCAAGTGGAGCAAGCCTGGAGTGAATTAACGGAGCTTTTGGCCCAGCTGCAGCAAAAGGTTGAAGCAGCCGCTAACACAATTCGGTGCAGTGCTTGCGGTTTACGTCACAAAAGAATCAAAGTGGATAGACCTTGTTACGCGGCAAGGAACTGTTCCTCTTGTAAAATCCATCATTCGGCTCGAGAAGGTGACATTTGGGCCGAAGCTCGCTGTTTCGGCTTTTTGTGGCATTACTACGCTTGTATGGAAGGCAGTGTGTACGATATAACGGAATGGGCCGGTTGTCAAAAGGACAGTCTCAAACACCTAAGACCAGACTCGCATCAAGTACAATATCGCATCGCTTTAGGTAAACAAAATAGTCAACCTCGTAGACACAGCGGATCTCAGCGGAATGAGAAACCACCCGATCTCGAAAATTTACTTAACACATTGTACGGACAAACCGATTGCATGCAACAAGGACAGAAACGTAGGAGTAAAAAAGGAAAGTGA